The Neisseria macacae ATCC 33926 genome contains the following window.
TTACACCGTTCAAAAGGTCGTCTGAAACCCGAATCAGGAATTTCAGACGACCTTTTTATATATGGCAGCACAATCTCAATTCATTGCCATGTGAACAAGATAGAAAAATTCACTTTAAACCGATACTGCATTGTCTCATCCGAGCCTAAAGCGGAGAGTTTCCCCAAATGCTAAAAAACCAGTTTCATACCATCTGCACTGTTCATCAAACTTATCCCCTACCCCTTGATTTCAAATTACCTCACCACACTAGATTCCGCCCCTTCCACTCACTCCATCAATCAAACGAATAGTGGATTAACTTTAAACCAGTACGGCGTTGCCTCGCCTTGCCCTGATTTAAAGTTAATCCACTATAAAAACAACAAGGTCGTCTGAAACATGATCCAACATTTTCAGACGACCTTTTCGGATTTATCTATTTCAAAGCAACATACACGGCAGTAAGACGATTTTTTCCCTCACCCTGCAAGACAATAAACGGATTTGCGTCCCGTCAATGCAGATAATACTACGACCGATTACAATGACTCGGAATTTTCCGGATTTCCGATATTCAAGTTGTCGATTTCTTCTTGATGCGTAGCAAACCATTCGCCGACGACTTGGTTGACTTCTTCGATGCCTTGCTTTTTAAGGCTGGAAAACAGTTGTACGCTGATGCGCTGACGGGTCATATAGGGTTTGAGCGATTTTTTGACTGAGCCTAAAGTTTTGATTTGCTCGTTTTTCGACAGCTTGTCGGCTTTCGACAACAAAATATGCACAGGGCGACCGGTGATGTGGAAAAAATCCAGCATCCGCAAATCCAGCTCTTTCAATGGGTGGCGCGCATCCATAATCAACACCAAGCCTATGAGCTGACGCCGTTGTTGGAGGTAGTCGCCCAAGAGTTTGACCCAATGCGTACGGATGGCTTCGGGAACTTGTGCATAGCCGTAACCCGGCAAATCGACCATGAAGCTGCCGTTGCTCAATTCGAAGAAATTGATGTGTTGGGTTCGTCCCGGCATTTTGGAAACGTAGGCGAGCCGGACATGGTTGGTCAGGGTATTGATCGCGCTAGATTTGCCTGCGTTACTGCGTCCGACAAATGCGATTTCTGCAGGTGTGTCGGGCAGGTCTTTGAGATGGTTGACGGTGGTGAAGAATTTGGCGTTCTGAAAGAGGTTCATCCGTATTTCCTTGTTCCCTGAGACGGAGTGGCGGAATTTGCCGTGTCCATGTTGCGAAACATGGTAGTAATTTAATGTAAATCTAGTATAGAATAGCACGTTTATAGAATTATCGGTTTTTATCGGGTAAAATTTATCCGGCGTTTTGAGTATAAAAAAGGCATTGTCGCGGTATGCAATGCTGTAATCAGGAGCACTCCATGAAACGATTGACTTTAGCGGCCTTGGTTTTGGCTGCCGGCGCGGCTGTCGCTGCCCCGAAAGCGGATATTGCAAAAGGCAAAGAAGTGGCTACTACCATTTGTGCGGCATGTCATGCGGCGGACGGCAACAGCGGCATCGCCATGTATCCAAAGCTCGCCGCGCAACACAGTGCCTATATCTACCGTCAAACCTTGGACATTAAAGAAGGCAAACGTACAAACGGTTCCGCCGCTGTGATGAAACCTATGGTGATGAACCTGTCCGAACAAGACATTCTGAATGTATCCGCATTCTATGCCAAACAACAGGCCAAATCCGGCGAGGCTAACCCGAAACAAAATGATCCTGTTTTGGGCGGCAAAATCTACCGCGGCGGTTTGGTGGATAAAAAGGTTCCTGCCTGTATGTCCTGCCACGGCCCCAGCGGCGCGGGTATTCCGGGCGGCGGTACCGAAATCGGCGCATATCCGCGCTTAGGCGGCCAACATATGTCTTATGTGGTCGATCAAATGAAGGCTTATAAATCCGGACAACGCAAAAACGCGATTATGGAAGATATTGCCAAACGCCTGACCGAAGAAGAGTTGAATGCGGTTTCCAACTTCATCCAAGGTCTGCATTGATTCCTGTCAATCCGTCTGTTTGCGGATGATGTGAATATTAAGGTCGTCTGAAAACGCTTGCCCTCGGGCGGTTGTTTTCAGACGACCTTGTGCGATGGTATGCCGCCGCTTTTGAGGCAATAAGTATTTTCAAATGGCAGCCTTTGGCTTTTTGCCCCATCATGTCTATTTTTCGTGCCGTTCGATAATCGGGCCTCTTCCGGATCCCGACCATCCCCGTATTCTTTATCAAATCAAACCGCTATGAGCAAATCCCCTTCATCCGTCCCCCTTATCCGCAAACCTTGGTTCGCTTTTTTAAGCTCCATGCGTTTTGCCGTTGCCTTGCTCAGTCTTTTGGGTGTCGCTTCAGTTATCGGGACGGTGTTGCAGCAAAACCAGCCGCAGGTCAATTATGTTGTGAAATTCGGTCCGTTTTGGTCGCAGATTTTCAACTTTTTAGGCTTGTACGATGTTTATGCGTCCGCTTGGTTTGTGGTCATCATGATGTTTTTGGTGATATCGACCAGCTTGTGCCTGATTCGCAATGTTCCGCCTTTTCTCCGTGAAATCAAATCATTCCGTGAAAACGCTAAAGAAAAATCATTGGCGGCGATGCGCCATTCGACTGTGTTGGAAGGCAAGATGTCGTCTGAAATCGCCCGGCGTTATCTCGAAGTACAAGGCTTCAGCTGCAAAACCGTAACGCGCGAAGACGGATCGGTTTTGGTTGCCGCCAAAAAAGGGGCGATGAACAAGTGGGGGTATATCTTTGCCCATACCGCGCTGATTGTGATTTGCTTGGGCGGCTTGATAGACAGCAACCTCCTGCTGAAAATCGGTATGCTGACCGGACGCGTCGTGCCGGACAATCATTCCGTCTATGCCAAAGACTTCAAACCGGAAAGCATTTTGGGTACGTCGAACCTGTCGTTCCGCGGCAATGTAAACATTACCGAAGGGCAAAGTGCGGACGTGGTCTTCCTCAATGCCGACAACGGGATGCTGGTTCAGGATTTGCCGTTTGAAGTGAAGCTGAAGAAATTCCACATCGACTTTTACAATACCGGGATGCCGCGTGATTTTGCCAGCGATTTGGAAATTACCGACAAGGAAAGCGGCAAAAAATCGGAACACACCATCCGAGTCAATCATCCACTGACGCTGCACGGCATCACCATCTATCAAGCGAGCTTTGCCGACGGCGGCTCCGATTTGAAGTTCAAAGCCTGGAATTTGGGCAACCCAAGCCGCGAACCGGTAACGCTCAGGGCGACGTCTATGCGCGATTTCCCGCTCGACATCGGCAATACGTCCTACAAACTGGAGTTTGACCAATTCACGTCCATGAACGTGGAAGACATGAGCAAGTCGTCTGAAAAAGAGCAAACCCTGCAATCAGCGATTAACGACGTGCGCGCCGTCTCTCAAGAAAACAAAAAATACACCAACATCGGCCCATCCGTTGTTTACCGAATCCGCGACAAAGCGGGTCAGGCTGTCGAATATAAAAACTATATGCTGCCCGTTAAGCAGGAACAGGATTATTTCTTCATCACCGGTACGCGCACAGGTCTGGAACAGCAATACCGTTGGCTGCGCATTCCTGCCGATAAAACTTTCAAACCCGACACCTTCATGGCGATGCGCGAACTCTTGAAAGACGAAGCCGCACGCAAAGCCGTCATCCGCAACGCGACCTTGAATGCGCCCGACAACATCCGCGAGCAATTCACCCTTGCCGCCGAAAACACCTTGGGCATTTTTGCGAAAGGCGGCTATTTGGCGTTGGACGAATTTATCACCAAAAACATCCCCAAAGAGCAACAGGAAAAAATGCAGGGATATTTTTACGAAATGCTGTTCGGCGTCATGAACGCCGTATTGGAAGAAACCATCCAAAAATACAAGCTACCCGCATGGCCTCAAG
Protein-coding sequences here:
- a CDS encoding c-type cytochrome; amino-acid sequence: MKRLTLAALVLAAGAAVAAPKADIAKGKEVATTICAACHAADGNSGIAMYPKLAAQHSAYIYRQTLDIKEGKRTNGSAAVMKPMVMNLSEQDILNVSAFYAKQQAKSGEANPKQNDPVLGGKIYRGGLVDKKVPACMSCHGPSGAGIPGGGTEIGAYPRLGGQHMSYVVDQMKAYKSGQRKNAIMEDIAKRLTEEELNAVSNFIQGLH
- a CDS encoding cytochrome c biogenesis protein ResB, giving the protein MSKSPSSVPLIRKPWFAFLSSMRFAVALLSLLGVASVIGTVLQQNQPQVNYVVKFGPFWSQIFNFLGLYDVYASAWFVVIMMFLVISTSLCLIRNVPPFLREIKSFRENAKEKSLAAMRHSTVLEGKMSSEIARRYLEVQGFSCKTVTREDGSVLVAAKKGAMNKWGYIFAHTALIVICLGGLIDSNLLLKIGMLTGRVVPDNHSVYAKDFKPESILGTSNLSFRGNVNITEGQSADVVFLNADNGMLVQDLPFEVKLKKFHIDFYNTGMPRDFASDLEITDKESGKKSEHTIRVNHPLTLHGITIYQASFADGGSDLKFKAWNLGNPSREPVTLRATSMRDFPLDIGNTSYKLEFDQFTSMNVEDMSKSSEKEQTLQSAINDVRAVSQENKKYTNIGPSVVYRIRDKAGQAVEYKNYMLPVKQEQDYFFITGTRTGLEQQYRWLRIPADKTFKPDTFMAMRELLKDEAARKAVIRNATLNAPDNIREQFTLAAENTLGIFAKGGYLALDEFITKNIPKEQQEKMQGYFYEMLFGVMNAVLEETIQKYKLPAWPQDEARNRFLLHSMDAYTGLTEYPAPMLLQLDGFEEVRSSGLQMTRSPGAFLVYLGSVLLVLGTIFMFYIREKRAWVLFSDDHIRFAMSSSRNERDLQKEFPQHTQSLQRLAKDLNHDA
- the yihA gene encoding ribosome biogenesis GTP-binding protein YihA/YsxC translates to MNLFQNAKFFTTVNHLKDLPDTPAEIAFVGRSNAGKSSAINTLTNHVRLAYVSKMPGRTQHINFFELSNGSFMVDLPGYGYAQVPEAIRTHWVKLLGDYLQQRRQLIGLVLIMDARHPLKELDLRMLDFFHITGRPVHILLSKADKLSKNEQIKTLGSVKKSLKPYMTRQRISVQLFSSLKKQGIEEVNQVVGEWFATHQEEIDNLNIGNPENSESL